ACCGTCTTCGGACTCGACGGGCCCTGACCCCTCGGAGCCCACGCATGCGCCACTGGCCCCTCACCGCCCTACAGCTCACCACCGCCGACCTCGTCCTGCGCCTCCCTTCGGACGACGATCTCGACGTGCTCGCCCAGGTGGCCGCCGACGGGGTCGTCCCCGACGGCGCCGTGTATTTCCCGCAGCCCTGGGCGTCCGCCCCGCCGGCCGAGAGGGCCAGGAACGTCGTACAGAACCACTGGTGGGCGCGAGGCGACTGGACCCGCGAGAGCTGGCGCCTCCTCCTGGCCGTCTTCCACGACGGCCAGGTCATCGGCCAGCAGAACCTCTCCGCCCGTGACTTCGCCACCACCGGCGAGGCCCGCACCGGCTTCTGGCTCGGCCGCCGCTTCCAAGGCCAGGGCTATGGCACCCAGATGCGCGCCGCCGCCCTGGCCCTCGCCTTCGACGGCCTCGGCGCCGCACGCGTCACCTCCACCGCCTTCGCCGACAACGCTGCCTCCCGGGCGGTGTCCCGAAAGTTCGGCTACCGCCCGAACGGCGTCCACCGGATCTCCGTCGACGGCCATCCCTACGACGCCCACGAGGAAGTCATAGAGGCGGCCGACTGGCAGGTCTACGCCGACGTGGTGCCTGTGGGAATAGCCGGGCTGCCTGACTGCATCCGGCTCTTCCGCTGATCGGCGCGCTGGGCGTCGATACGGGCTGTCGACGTCACAACGCCTCTGGGGGCCAAGGCGTTTCGCCGTTGGCCCCCAGGGTGCTTACGGGGTCAGGATCGGGTCGTCAGCTGTGTGATGAGGGCTCGGGCTTCGGGGGTGAGGCCGTCGATGATCGCCTGGGTGTACGGGGTGCCGGGTCGGGTCGTGAGGTCGTGGACGGTGGTCCAGTTCTCGGCGATGAGCTGGAGGGCCTGCTGTGCGCGAAGGATGGCCTCATGCCGGTCCGTGCGGTGTTGCTCGGCGCGCTGAGCCGCCTGGTCCCAGGTGATCTCTCCGCGATCCGCGAGCTGGGTGAGGGCGGGCGCGGTGTCCCCGTCGGCGGCACGGATGGTGTCGGTGTCCCTCACCACCTGGCGGAGGCGGGCTTCGTCGAGGCTGAGGCGGCCTTCGATGACCTGTTCGGCGAGGTCGGGGGCGTGCCGGCGCAGGTGTTCGTGCTGGGCGGTGCTGGCTTCGATGTGGGCTTTGCGTTCGAGGGCGGCTGTGTGGGCGGCGTCGAGTCCGAGTGTTCCGACGCGGACTCGTTCGGCGAGGTCGGGGGCGTGCTGGAGGACGACGTTGGCGGCGGAGAGGCGGCTGCGACTGAGTCCGTGCTGCTTGGCCAGGGTGCGCAGGGAGTGTCCCGAAAAGGAACACGCCATCGCGGTGATCATGGCCTGCTGGCCCTTGCTGACGTGCCGGCGGATCACGTTGTACGAGACGATCAAGCGGAGCGGATCGCTGTCGTCGGTGGTGAAGCGGGGTTCGACTCCGGCGATCTTGCAGGCGGCGAGGCGGTTGCGGCCGTCGATGAGCATGCCGTCGCGGTCGAGGACGATCGGATGGTGCAGGCCCTCGGCCTTGATGGACTCAGCGAGGTCGAGCAGCTCGTCCTGGTCGAGCATCGGGAGGGAATCGGCGAAGGGGTGGACCTTCAGGGTGTGCTCCTTGCGGTGGCGGGGTGCCGACGGCATGGGTGTGCAGTGCGGCTTGGTGGGTGGGGTCGGGGCGTGGGCCCTGGCATCAATGGTCTGGAGGTTCCCCGGTTTGGCTAACCGGGGATCGTCGGCTAACTTCTGTCGGCTTCGCCGGCTCAGCGCCGACGTGTGGAACCGTTCGCGGCCTGGTTCGTGGGCTGCGCGGCGGGAGCCGGGGTCGAGGCGGCGCGGTCGCCTCGGGCGGGTGTGCCGGGGTTGTCGGTGGTGGGCAGGTCGGCCGTGCGGCGGAGACGCCAGACGAGGACGTCGCTGATGGCGGCGGCGGTGTCGAGTTCCCTTCGGGTGGCGGCCTCGGTCAGGAGGACGGCTGGGTTGTGGCCGGCGGCCTGGGTGTCGGCGAGGGTGGCTGCGAGGGCGGGCCAGCCGGGCTCGGCCAGGATCTGTTCCGCCAGTCCCGGCAGGACCTGGCGCAGGAGGGCCACCTGCAGTTCCCGGACCCGTACGGCCAGGAACTGGCCCCGCTGGGCGATCACGGCCGTGGGCTGGGCTGAGGCTTGCTGGTAGGCGGCGCGCAGGTGCTCGGCGGTCTG
This genomic window from Streptomyces sp. NBC_01351 contains:
- a CDS encoding ParB/RepB/Spo0J family partition protein, whose translation is MPSAPRHRKEHTLKVHPFADSLPMLDQDELLDLAESIKAEGLHHPIVLDRDGMLIDGRNRLAACKIAGVEPRFTTDDSDPLRLIVSYNVIRRHVSKGQQAMITAMACSFSGHSLRTLAKQHGLSRSRLSAANVVLQHAPDLAERVRVGTLGLDAAHTAALERKAHIEASTAQHEHLRRHAPDLAEQVIEGRLSLDEARLRQVVRDTDTIRAADGDTAPALTQLADRGEITWDQAAQRAEQHRTDRHEAILRAQQALQLIAENWTTVHDLTTRPGTPYTQAIIDGLTPEARALITQLTTRS
- a CDS encoding GNAT family N-acetyltransferase; the encoded protein is MRHWPLTALQLTTADLVLRLPSDDDLDVLAQVAADGVVPDGAVYFPQPWASAPPAERARNVVQNHWWARGDWTRESWRLLLAVFHDGQVIGQQNLSARDFATTGEARTGFWLGRRFQGQGYGTQMRAAALALAFDGLGAARVTSTAFADNAASRAVSRKFGYRPNGVHRISVDGHPYDAHEEVIEAADWQVYADVVPVGIAGLPDCIRLFR